One part of the Lepeophtheirus salmonis chromosome 14, UVic_Lsal_1.4, whole genome shotgun sequence genome encodes these proteins:
- the LOC121129167 gene encoding zinc finger C2HC domain-containing protein 1A, which produces MSEEEGSGRDMMYVSSSYDDVPIGGSPKERIIEASPDVIPRYTLPCPTCGRTFVQASLERHVKVCEKVLCTKRKVFPIDQKRTKELPKPLTPLIQKKVVKPPDEFLICKYCGRKFGYKAFDRHESWCEERSKRMQLSPNKDMVALAKLQMRNTYRPKTPIEPLKK; this is translated from the exons ATGTCGGAGGAGGAGGGATCCGGAAGGGACATGATGTATGTTTCATCATCATATGATGATGTTCCGATAGGAGGAAGTCCCAAAGAACGGATCATTGAGGCCTCTCCCGACGTTATTCCACGCTATACACTACCTTGCCCAACCTGTGGAAGAACCTTTGTGCAAGCTTCCCTGGAGAGACATGTTAAAGTTTGTGAAAAAGTACTCTGCACTAAGAGGAAAGTGTTTCCAATTGATCAAAAACGAACCAAGGAATTACCCAAA cctcTTACTCCACTCATTCAAAAGAAGGTTGTGAAGCCGCCTGATGAGtttttgatttgtaaatatTGTGGACGTAAGTTTGGTTATAAAGCCTTTGATCGGCATGAGTCCTGGTGTGAAGAACGATCCAAAAGGATGCAATTATCTCCCAACAAGGATATGGTGGCTCTTGCAAAACTACAAATGAGAAATACATATAGACCTAAAACTCCAATTGAACCCCTCAAAAAGTAA